One window of the Cryptococcus gattii WM276 chromosome E, complete sequence genome contains the following:
- a CDS encoding 1a ribonucleoprotein, putative (Similar to TIGR gene model, INSD accession AAW43639.1) — MHSLILHLFSTTTLTPVILSSNMSAEQAAVSIPEESKEVELGPLPSVEGKSEDEVKELLGKAAKQVRFYFSDSNLPVDKYFFSLTCCNAEGWVPIKTISTFKRMKDFESLGVPFVAYALRLSIKEDGNDPLVAVSEDGENVRRKRPLEKNTTAWDRSVYIKGFGEEETEANTQEKIEAYCDQFGKINAVRMRRGDIEGKGAAGKGKGQFKGSVFVEFAYEADAKKFAKQESIPKFTSDGPEMTFMSKDAYVKMKAKEKGIPEGDINRGGQSKSRPEGKFNAFREMEKAKHGQLPSLAKIPDGVAIVGSRPEVKNLKAGENKKRSREDDDEEREGKEARTDEPEPLVIEYNGASLECDRHTGKVLDRSKVAFEINSAVKFINHGENPDWKDLKAQVGNVIASPFLAFPPGSSSGTIAKSDNSVINDEEFEKLKDAKMTFGGAEVEWARMTEEEHRDFWYTRACFKGKQAAQVLNEKEEKEKRGRGGRGGRGGGRGGRGRGGRGGRGGRGGKGGRGGRDRGDRKEDNQAGFPPKLATGEQ, encoded by the exons ATGCATAGCCTTatccttcatctcttctctaCTACAACCCTCACCCCCGTAATCCTCAGCTCCAACATGTCTGCCGAGCAAGCCGCTGTTTCTATCCCTGAAGAGTCCAAAGAGGTCGAACTCGGCCCCCTCCCCTCCGTCGAGGGAAAGTCTGAAGATGAAGTTAAGGAGCTCCTTGGCAAGGCTGCTAAGCAGG TCCGATTCTACTTCTCAGACTCCAACTTGCCCGTAGACAAGtacttcttctccctcacCTGCTGCAATGCCGAGGGATGGGTCCCCATCAAGACCATTAGCACTTTCAAGCGTATGAAGGACTTTGAGTCTCTTGGAGTCCCCTTCGTTGCCTACGCTCTGCGTTTGTCCATCAAGGAGGATGGTAACGACCCTCTTGTTGCGGTTAGTGAAGACGGTGAGAAcgtgaggaggaagaggccTTTGGAGAAGAACACCACCGCTTGGGATCGATCTGTGTACATT AAAGGCTTCGGTGAGGAGGAAACAGAGGCAAACACCCAAGAGAAGATCGAGGCATACTGTGATCAGTTCGGCAAAATCAATGCTGTCCGTATGAGACGAGGAGATATTGAAGGCAAGGGAGCTGCGGGAAAGGGTAAGGGTCAATTCAAG GGATCCGTTTTCGTTGAGTTCGCCTACGAGGCTGATGCCAAAAAGTTTGCCAAGCAAGAAAGCATCCCCAAGTTCACCTCTGACGGTCCTGAAATGACTTTCATGTCCAA GGATGCTTATGTCAAGATGAAGGCTAAGGAGAAGGGTATCCCCGAGGGTGACATCAACCGTGGAGGCCAGAGCAAATCTAGGCCTGAGGGCAAATTCAACGCCTTTAGGGAAATGGAGAAGGCCAAGCACGGTCAACTTCCTTCTTTGGCTAAGATCCCCGACGGTGTTGCTATTGTTGGTTCTAGGCCTGAAGTGAAGAACTTGAAGGCCGGAGAAAACAAGAAGAGGTCCAGggaggatgatgacgaAGAGCGAGAAGGCAAGGAGGCTAGGACTGATGAGCCCGAGCCCCTCGTGATTGAATACAATGGTGCTTCTCTCGAATGTGACCGTCACACCGGTAAGGTGCTGGATCGCTCCAAGGTCGCCTTTGAAATCAACTCTGCTGTGAAGTTCATCAACCACGGTGAGAACCCTGATTGGAAGGATCTCAAG GCCCAAGTCGGCAATGTGATTGCCTCTCCTTTCCTCGCTTTCCCCCCCggatcttcttctggtACCATCGCTAAGAGCGATAACTCCGTCATCAACGACGAAGAGTTTGAGAAGCTCAAGGATGCTAAGATGACTTTCGGTGGCGCTGAGGTTGAGTGGGCCCGTATGACAG AGGAGGAGCACCGAGATTTCTGGTACACCCGAGCATGCTTCAAGGGCAAGCAGGCTGCTCAGGTTTTGAAcgagaaggaagagaaggaaaagcGAGGACGTGGTGGACGGGGTGGTCGTGGCGGTGGTCGTGGAGGCCGAGGTCGAGGTGGTCGTGGTGGTCGTGGCGGTCGAGGCGGCAAGGGTGGACGAGGCGGCCGTGATCGTGGTGACCGAAAGGAAGATAACCAGGCTGGTTTTCCTCCTAAGCTTGCCACTGGCGAGCAATAG
- a CDS encoding Hypothetical protein (Similar to TIGR gene model, INSD accession AAW43641.1; CNE02450) — protein sequence MTRKIQKTSTVTAAAAALAALPRTLASTPAARWGHQGVYVKSKKAMYIVGGETSASDYQITNEVLVLSLNSSNPSFTTGSSDGLPAHAFASMALSNDENSLIVMGGMTSDCSSDGLAHTLDLSNNVEWTSNSPSRFLRRRGAGMAWVDNNSTYGEVMVIGGVADSYSCSSSTSAYTAADVLSLPLSSSALVSSRSLPNSLTGSTLAVSDFGLASDSSGKIYLAGGQSPSGDLVSLNTIGVWDPTNGWQSQTTSGDVPDGRVGASLVAHPNLDMLVLHGGSVSNSTSGSYSSTALLAFLNTTTFEWSTPSNLQPPSSSAASYHSAVMTDQGVMITAFGLSAFDTPRSDVYYLDLRDTTKSSWTWKSNWNSNMLEAYSGSSTSANGTTNGVTAADTNNSSGMSSKKLASIIAPILVVALLLSPLIVYLVRRRVRVIKKRRMAQHFSFSSQEDSGAFNFRTPFNQYLAKRRSQGQFPWGGDSNEREGNFISGVTGTLGRVVSRLSNRSSDSGHEDAREIGEEDQRQMAQVGQRLRINLDDPQPMNWEEIDFGLGKLDESKGHDTAYNASSGALVQQGQNPTSSAAEGYTADQLYAPEEVHNEEEITPNALVTAYPVMEPSPAYTPQQAGDWTKLQQNLTQKPAFRSISPTAQLRSHSHPAPPAISPFADPIPASESLAVNRSSSLTRTISQATSIAPSIPPLEFQRAESPGGTITLVSPQTAAQTHEVLPFASTIDANATHRSVSQPISRQLIDGRLARRGSAPSSSSSHSGSECGETQSAEILSHSKGKTVSVSHVSQVRRSSSSSAGTVKYPSASRRKTQLRVVNMTGSEED from the exons ATGACTCGCAAGATCCAGAAGACATCGACTGTTACCGCTGCCGCTGCAGCTCTTGCAGCTCTTCCAAGAACCTTGGCTTCAACTCCCGCTGCGCGATGGGGTCACCAAGGAGTTTACGTCAAATCCAAAAAGGCAATGTATATTGTCGGTGGTGAAACGTCGGCTTCCGATTATCAGATCACAAACGAAGTCTTGGTGCTTTCG CTTAATTCATCCAACCCATCTTTTACCACCGGATCATCGGACGGTCTTCCTGCCCATGCTTTTGCTTCTATGGCTTTATCAAATGACGAGAATTCTCTCATCGTTATGGGAGGTATGACTTCAGACTGCAGCTCGGATGGTTTGGCCCATACGCTCGACCTTTCAAACAACGTCGAGTGGACTTCTAATTCACCTAGTAGATTCCTAAGACGTAGGGGTGCAGGGATGGCTTGGGTTGATAACAACTCCACGTATGGAGAGGTCATGGTTATTGGTGGCGTTGCAGACTCTTACTCTTGTT CCTCTTCCACTTCGGCCTACACCGCAGCGGATGTActttcccttcccctctcctcttccgcTCTTGTCTCCTCCCGATCTCTTCCTAACTCTCTCACCGGCTCCACCTTGGCAGTTTCTGACTTTGGCCTTGCAAGTGACTCTTCTGGCAAGATTTACCTGGCTGGTGGCCAATCCCCCAGTGGTGACTTGGTGTCGCTGAACACTATCGGTGTTTGGGACCCGACTAATGGTTGGCAATCACAAACCACTTCAGGTGATGTGCCTGATGGACGAGTTGGTGCCTCATTGGTAGCCCATCCTAATTTGGACATGCT CGTTCTTCACGGTGGTTCTGTGTCTAACAGCACTAGCGGCTCTTATTCTTCCACCGctcttcttgctttcctGAATACCACGACCTTTGAGTGGTCCACTCCTTCTAATCTTCAACccccttcatcctctgcTGCTTCTTATCACTCTGCGGTGATGACCGATCAAGGTGTGATGATTACTGCATTTGGCCTCTCTGCTTTTGACACTCCTCGCTCCGATGTCTACTACCTCGACTTGCGAGACACTACGAAGTCTTCATGGACGTGGAAATCAAATTGGAATAGCAATATGCTCGAAGCCTACTCTGGATCTTCAACAAGTGCGAACGGTACAACCAACGGGGTTACTGCAGCAGACACCAATAATTCGTCTGGCATGTCATCCAAAAAACTGGCTAGCATCATTGCGCCAATTTTGGTGGTCGCTCTTCTGCTTTCACCCCTTATCGTGTACCTCGTTCGTCGCCGAGTCCGTGTCATCAAGAAACGCCGTATGGCTCAACacttctccttttcctctcaAGAGGATTCTGGAGCTTTCAATTTTAGAACTCCTTTCAACCAGTACCTCGCCAAGCGTCGTTCTCAGGGTCAATTCCCATGGGGCGGCGACTCCAATGAAAGAGAAGGCAACTTTATCAGCGGCGTAACCGGTACACTTGGTCGAGTGGTCAGCCGTCTCAGCAACCGCAGTTCTGACAGTGGCCACGAAGATGCACGAGAGATTGGTGAAGAAGACCAAAGGCAAATGGCTCAGGTGGGCCAGCGTCTTAGGATCAATCTGGATGATCCACAGCCGATGAATTGGGAGGAAATTGACTTTGGCCTCGGGAAACTCGACGAGTCAAAGGGTCACGACACCGCGTATAATGCCAGTTCGGGAGCGCTCGTCCAACAGGGTCAGAACCCTACTTCGTCTGCGGCTGAGGGTTATACTGCTGATCAGTTGTATGCTCCTGAGGAAGTTCAcaatgaggaagagatCACCCCCAACGCTCTTGTCACTGCCTACCCTGTCATGGAGCCCTCTCCAGCCTACACACCTCAGCAAGCAGGAGACTGGACAAAACTCCAACAAAACTTGACACAGAAGCCTGCGTTCCGCTCAATCTCTCCTACAGCTCAGCTTCGTTCTCATTCTCATCCCGCTCCCCCTGCCATCTCTCCCTTTGCCGATCCCATCCCCGCTTCTGAATCTCTCGCTGTCAACCGATCTTCATCTCTTACCCGCACTATCTCTCAAGCAACTTCTATTGCTCCTAGCATCCCTCCTTTGGAGTTTCAGCGAGCCGAGTCACCTGGTGGAACGATTACCCTCGTCAGCCCCCAAACCGCTGCTCAGACTCATGAGGTTTTGCCTTTTGCTAGCACCATAGATGCTAATGCTACTCACCGAAGCGTTTCTCAGCCCATCAGTCGTCAACTTATTGATGGTAGACTCGCTCGTCGAGGATCAGCTCCCTCAAGCTCCAGCTCTCACTCTGGTTCAGAATGCGGTGAGACACAATCTGCTGAGATCTTGTCCCACTCAAAGGGCAAGACAGTTAGTGTGAGCCACGTTTCACAAGTGAGGAGAAGCAGTTCTTCAAGTGCTGGAACGGTCAAGTACCCTTCTGCgtcgaggaggaagacgCAGTTGCGAGTTGTCAACATGACCGGGTCCGAAGAAGACTAG